A stretch of the Corylus avellana chromosome ca6, CavTom2PMs-1.0 genome encodes the following:
- the LOC132184470 gene encoding uncharacterized protein LOC132184470 isoform X2 has product MSDQDHENALPEDPTWPPELKLPGLLFTNAVREVHATIENEWDPLQRSACQTAAGRALWKHLIHDPLADLLAGETYLTSLYEKIKKDRISNAREVSGVILAVRTLWFDSKIEALLNSFTMKEAQVVFLGAGMDARAYRLNCLKDSDVFEVDFPKVLQVKASLLQTAMESKDEHQHLKETAKSLTRVAADIRDNDWLEKLQTSGFVPEKNTIWVLEGILYYLSHSHATQVLKIIAEKCALTHTVLLADFMNKPSTTLSESIFHFYSDWPDHLLPSLGFPHVKLSQIGDPDAHFGLMHDPLNLFNKLRSLPRSVQQHPDDGTPCCRLYLVQASGSPNQTIP; this is encoded by the exons ATGTCAGATCAAGATCATGAAAATGCCTTACCTGAAGACCCGACGTGGCCGCCCGAGCTGAAGCTTCCAGGCTTGCTGTTTACTAACGCCGTTAGGGAAGTCCATGCGACGATTGAGAACGAATGGGATCCTCTGCAACGGTCGGCGTGTCAAACGGCGGCGGGAAGAGCCCTGTGGAAGCATTTGATCCACGACCCACTTGCAGATTTGCTTGCAGGCGAGACGTACCTTACAAGCCTGTATGAGAAGATAAAGAAAGACCGCATCAGCAATGCACGAGAAGTCTCCGGCGTGATTCTCGCTGTTCGAACCCTTTGGTTTGATTCCAAAATTGAAGCCCTTCTTAATTCATTCACCATGAAGGAGGCCCAAGTTGTTTTCCTCGGAGCAG GGATGGATGCAAGGGCATACCGTTTAAACTGCTTGAAGGATAGCGATGTTTTTGAAGTCGATTTTCCCAAAGTCTTGCAAGTGAAAGCATCTCTTCTACAGACAGCAATGGAATCCAAAGATGAACACCAGCATCTAAAGGAGACGGCAAAATCCCTGACCAGAGTGGCAGCAGATATTAGAGATAATGACTggcttgaaaagcttcaaaCATCAGGGTTTGTGCCAGAGAAGAACACAATATGGGTTCTTGAAGGAATCCTTTATTACCTGTCCCACTCCCATGCCACGCAGGTGCTGAAGATCATAGCTGAGAAGTGTGCCCTAACCCATACAGTCCTATTAGCTGATTTCATGAACAAACCATCAACCACGCTTTCAGAGTCCATCTTCCACTTCTACAGTGATTGGCCTGATCATCTCCTGCCATCTCTGGGGTTTCCTCATGTTAAGCTTTCTCAAATTGGTGATCCCGACGCTCATTTCGGGCTAATGCACGATCCACTAAATCTGTTTAACAAGCTTCGCAGCTTGCCTAGATCCGTACAACAGCATCCAGATGATGGAACGCCATGCTGTCGCTTATATTTGGTGCAGGCTTCTGGTTCACCCAACCAAACCATTCCATAG
- the LOC132184470 gene encoding uncharacterized protein LOC132184470 isoform X1, which translates to MHALSPSLPCNNFQFAGMSDQDHENALPEDPTWPPELKLPGLLFTNAVREVHATIENEWDPLQRSACQTAAGRALWKHLIHDPLADLLAGETYLTSLYEKIKKDRISNAREVSGVILAVRTLWFDSKIEALLNSFTMKEAQVVFLGAGMDARAYRLNCLKDSDVFEVDFPKVLQVKASLLQTAMESKDEHQHLKETAKSLTRVAADIRDNDWLEKLQTSGFVPEKNTIWVLEGILYYLSHSHATQVLKIIAEKCALTHTVLLADFMNKPSTTLSESIFHFYSDWPDHLLPSLGFPHVKLSQIGDPDAHFGLMHDPLNLFNKLRSLPRSVQQHPDDGTPCCRLYLVQASGSPNQTIP; encoded by the exons atgcatgcattatCTCCTTCACTCCCTTGTAATAATTTCCAATTTGCAGGCATGTCAGATCAAGATCATGAAAATGCCTTACCTGAAGACCCGACGTGGCCGCCCGAGCTGAAGCTTCCAGGCTTGCTGTTTACTAACGCCGTTAGGGAAGTCCATGCGACGATTGAGAACGAATGGGATCCTCTGCAACGGTCGGCGTGTCAAACGGCGGCGGGAAGAGCCCTGTGGAAGCATTTGATCCACGACCCACTTGCAGATTTGCTTGCAGGCGAGACGTACCTTACAAGCCTGTATGAGAAGATAAAGAAAGACCGCATCAGCAATGCACGAGAAGTCTCCGGCGTGATTCTCGCTGTTCGAACCCTTTGGTTTGATTCCAAAATTGAAGCCCTTCTTAATTCATTCACCATGAAGGAGGCCCAAGTTGTTTTCCTCGGAGCAG GGATGGATGCAAGGGCATACCGTTTAAACTGCTTGAAGGATAGCGATGTTTTTGAAGTCGATTTTCCCAAAGTCTTGCAAGTGAAAGCATCTCTTCTACAGACAGCAATGGAATCCAAAGATGAACACCAGCATCTAAAGGAGACGGCAAAATCCCTGACCAGAGTGGCAGCAGATATTAGAGATAATGACTggcttgaaaagcttcaaaCATCAGGGTTTGTGCCAGAGAAGAACACAATATGGGTTCTTGAAGGAATCCTTTATTACCTGTCCCACTCCCATGCCACGCAGGTGCTGAAGATCATAGCTGAGAAGTGTGCCCTAACCCATACAGTCCTATTAGCTGATTTCATGAACAAACCATCAACCACGCTTTCAGAGTCCATCTTCCACTTCTACAGTGATTGGCCTGATCATCTCCTGCCATCTCTGGGGTTTCCTCATGTTAAGCTTTCTCAAATTGGTGATCCCGACGCTCATTTCGGGCTAATGCACGATCCACTAAATCTGTTTAACAAGCTTCGCAGCTTGCCTAGATCCGTACAACAGCATCCAGATGATGGAACGCCATGCTGTCGCTTATATTTGGTGCAGGCTTCTGGTTCACCCAACCAAACCATTCCATAG